One part of the Chrysemys picta bellii isolate R12L10 chromosome 14, ASM1138683v2, whole genome shotgun sequence genome encodes these proteins:
- the LOC101942194 gene encoding vomeronasal type-2 receptor 1-like gives MDFTQPYTAACFALIPSLQLYVLAQVFRFAVQHASPDGAGSLGYKLVTYCEQPPGCSEKILDEMDRAHREGAQTIVTIFYAGMEPARSLFVNVLQVEINLSQIRIHRSTLKMNFRGALPSILGLLKAFQWNVVGFIHRYELEARDVVAGLEQSDQGEICIEFTEQSIFDGRKLMDKISSSKSNVTLVMDESALYYMSRAGQEENRTTEKHIIHCCYGVTFGLAGLEYKVFQGMWSLHQRPRLVPGFLDYLLDTNTHPSANATVGYLFRKVCHQCTANPSSENPCRSFNNPGPVNISAARLSHRDPDICLGAPAINMCRLCLDRLAYLDVIFIMDLFMQKLARVIEELSQNYPPSRPQNSSDFNREQLEQFLINNYSPLLPANPNSFEVFYWNVTDDGEVKLPQLDVDMERAASDSYDPVARTVGLRGRGAIRILPSHCSRGCGQGEVQKLHPDLPQHCCYACEVCSPGTYSNGSALESCWSCPQDEWSHGGQVSCWKKAVVYLFWSEPPSIVLIMLTLVGMALTASVTALCEAHRHPYWQSCRGAHILLPHGQPAGLLCQRVPLCWGANRLEVQTSPAGLRGELHAVPCQHPGQMRPDSGCLHHSRGKTDKAADQPLSDCSWRPARSAVHHLLFVAPP, from the exons ATGGATTTTACACAGCCTTACACAGCGGCCTGTTTTGCTTTGATTCCCAGTCTCCAGCTGTACGTCCTTGCCCAGGTGTTCAGGTTTGCCGTGCAGCATGCCAGCCCAGATGGGGCTGGCTCCTTGGGGTATAAGCTGGTTACGTACTGCGAGCAGCCCCCGGGCTGCTCTGAGAAGATCCTCGACGAAATGGACAGGGCTCACAGGGAAGGAGCACAAACCATTGTGACTATCTTCTACGCAGGCATGGAGCCAGCACGCTCGCTCTTCGTTAACGTGCTGCAG GTGGAAATTAACCTTTCCCAGATTCGAATCCACCGCTCCACGCTAAAGATGAATTTCAGAGGTGCCTTGCCAAGCATCCTGGGACTGCTGAAAGCTTTCCAGTGGAACGTGGTTGGCTTCATTCATCGGTATGAGTTAGAAGCCAGGGATGTCGTTGCTGGCCTTGAACAAAGCGACCAAGGGGAGATATGCATCGAATTTACAGAGCAGAGCATCTTTGATGGTCGGAAACTGATGGATAAGATTTCCTCCTCAAAATCAAACGTCACACTGGTGATGGACGAGTCTGCTCTGTATTACATGTCAAGGGCAGGGCAAGAGGAAAACCGTACCACGGAGAAACACATCATTCACTGCTGCTATGGGGTCACTTTTGGACTTGCTGGGTTAGAGTATAAAGTTTTCCAGGGAATGTGGTCTCTGCACCAGAGGCCTCGCCTGGTTCCTGGGTTTCTTGACTATTTGCTGGACACGAATACACACCCATCTGCAAATGCAACCGTCGGGTATCTGTTCCGCAAGGTGTGTCACCAGTGCACAGCCAACCCCAGCTCAGAGAACCCCTGCAGGAGCTTCAATAACCCTGGGCCAGTCAACATCAGTGCTGCACGTTTAAGCCATCGTGACCCAGACATTTGCCTCGGAGCTCCAGCTATTAACATGTGCCGTTTGTGCCTGGACCGCTTAGCCTATCTGGATGTCATCTTCATCATGGATTTGTTCATGCAAAAGCTAGCGAGAGTGATAGAAGAGCTGTCCCAGAATTACCCGCCATCCCGGCCACAGAACAGCTCTGACTTCAATAGAGAACAG TTGGAGCAGTTTCTCATCAATAACTattcccccctcctgcccgccAATCCAAACTCCTTTGAGGTCTTCTACTGGAACGTCACCGACGACGGAGAAGTGAAGCTCCCCCAGCTGGACGTAGACATGGAGAGAGCGGCCTCTGACAGCTACGACCCTGTGGCGAGGACTGTGGGcctgcggggccggggagccaTCCGG ATCCTGCCCTCTCACTGCTCCCGAGGCTGTGGTCAAGGGGAAGTGCAAAAGCTGCACCCAGATTTGCCTCAGCACTGCTGTTATGCATGTGAGGTTTGCAGCCCTGGGACATACAGCAACGGATCAG CTTTGGAGAGCTGCTGGTCTTGTCCCCAGGATGAGTGGTCTCACGGGGGCCAGGTCTCCTGCTGGAAGAAGGCCGTGGTGTACTTGTTCTGGTCCGAGCCCCCCAGCATTGTGCTGATCATGTTAACACTAGTGGGGATGGCCCTCACTGCTTCTGTCACGGCATTATGTGAGGCACATAGACACCCCTATTGGCAAAGCTGCCGGGGGGCCCATATTTTACTGCCACATGGCCAGCCTGCTGGGCTCCTTTGCCAGCGTGTTCCTCTTTGTTGGGGAGCCAACAGGTTGGAAGTGCAAACTTCGCCGGCCGGCCTTCGGGGTGAGCTTCACGCTGTGCCTTGCCAGCATCCTGGCCAAATGCGTCCGGATTCTGGCTGCCTTCACCACTCCCGTGGGAAGACCGACAAAGCTGCAGACCAGCCTTTATCTGATTGTTCTTGGCGTCCTGCCCGCTCTGCAGTGCATCATCTGCTTTTTGTGGCTCCTCCTTGA